In Reichenbachiella agarivorans, one genomic interval encodes:
- a CDS encoding enoyl-ACP reductase FabI → MANNLLEGKRGIISGALDQNSIAWKVALKAKEQGASFVLTNAPIAMRMGAINDLAAQCGAEIVPADATSVEDIENLFSKSTEILGGKLDFVLHSIGMSPNVRKGKDYGDLNYDWMLKSIDISAISFHKMMAVAEKQDAMNEWGSIVALSYIAAQRTFPDYSDMAQAKAMLESIARSYGERFARLKKVRVNTISQSPTMTTAGSGVGGFDVFIDYADKMSPLGNATADACADYCVSMFSDLTRMVTMQNLMHDGGFSSSGITERLVEQLKK, encoded by the coding sequence ATGGCTAACAATCTTTTAGAAGGAAAAAGAGGAATCATATCAGGAGCATTAGATCAAAACTCTATTGCATGGAAAGTCGCTCTGAAAGCCAAGGAGCAAGGTGCTTCTTTTGTATTGACCAATGCACCTATCGCCATGAGAATGGGCGCTATCAACGATCTCGCTGCTCAGTGTGGGGCTGAAATCGTGCCAGCAGATGCTACTTCTGTAGAGGACATCGAAAACCTATTTTCGAAATCTACCGAAATTCTAGGGGGTAAATTGGATTTCGTCCTTCACTCGATCGGCATGAGTCCAAACGTGCGCAAAGGCAAGGACTATGGTGATCTCAACTATGATTGGATGCTCAAGTCGATTGATATCTCTGCGATATCTTTCCACAAAATGATGGCAGTAGCCGAAAAACAAGACGCGATGAACGAATGGGGTTCTATCGTGGCATTGTCGTACATCGCTGCACAGCGTACATTCCCAGACTACTCTGATATGGCACAGGCCAAAGCAATGCTAGAATCTATCGCACGTAGCTATGGTGAGCGATTTGCTAGATTGAAAAAAGTAAGAGTCAACACCATCTCTCAATCACCTACCATGACCACTGCTGGTTCTGGCGTAGGAGGATTTGATGTGTTCATAGATTATGCAGACAAGATGTCTCCGCTGGGCAATGCTACGGCTGATGCTTGTGCAGACTACTGTGTATCGATGTTCTCAGATTTGACTAGAATGGTGACCATGCAAAACTTGATGCACGATGGTGGATTCTCTTCGTCAGGGATCACTGAGCGTCTTGTGGAGCAATTAAAAAAGTAA
- the ispE gene encoding 4-(cytidine 5'-diphospho)-2-C-methyl-D-erythritol kinase, producing the protein MIAFPNAKINLGLNILSRRPDGYHNISSCFLPVSWRDILEIIPSDTFSFHSSGLSIPGDFHSNLVVKAYEMLRADFDLSPVEIHLHKVIPMGAGMGGGSSDGAFALKLLNELFALNLDHGQLEAYAKKLGADCPFFIQNKPRMVGGIGDVFEDIDLDLKGYQLLIVYPEIHINTKLAFQSITPQIPKMMPQEVLQLPILDWKDHLVNDFERPVFAQHPSLATLKEELYQHGALYASMSGSGSSVFGIFDSKQSVNMTIFDWKSCFITSL; encoded by the coding sequence ATGATCGCCTTCCCAAACGCCAAAATCAATCTCGGTCTCAACATCCTGTCCCGAAGACCAGACGGATATCACAATATTTCTTCTTGCTTTTTGCCAGTCTCTTGGCGAGATATTCTCGAAATCATACCCTCAGACACCTTTTCATTCCACTCATCTGGCTTGTCCATTCCTGGAGATTTTCATTCCAATCTGGTGGTGAAAGCATACGAAATGCTTCGTGCAGATTTTGATTTGTCTCCTGTGGAGATTCACTTGCACAAGGTGATTCCTATGGGGGCCGGTATGGGTGGAGGCTCATCTGACGGTGCGTTTGCGCTGAAGTTGCTCAATGAGCTGTTTGCATTGAATCTGGATCACGGACAGTTAGAAGCATATGCCAAAAAACTTGGAGCAGATTGTCCATTCTTTATCCAAAATAAACCAAGAATGGTAGGAGGGATTGGAGATGTCTTTGAGGATATAGATTTGGATTTGAAAGGATACCAGTTATTGATTGTGTATCCAGAGATTCATATCAATACGAAACTAGCATTTCAGTCCATCACTCCTCAGATACCCAAGATGATGCCCCAGGAGGTGCTTCAATTGCCTATTTTAGATTGGAAGGACCATTTGGTCAATGATTTTGAAAGGCCTGTATTTGCTCAGCACCCCAGTCTGGCGACATTAAAAGAGGAACTGTATCAGCATGGAGCTCTCTATGCATCCATGTCTGGTAGTGGGTCTTCTGTTTTTGGGATTTTTGATTCAAAGCAAAGTGTAAATATGACCATATTTGACTGGAAAAGCTGTTTTATCACCTCTCTTTAA
- a CDS encoding M48 family metalloprotease encodes MRSLILILCVLVSSEIWGQNNSLGDKIGAATLEEVKRTMGIYEDDELLAFVQGVGEKLESAMPENKYEFKYYLVDTEEPNAFATAGGYVFVTRGLLAIIDTEDELAGVLGHEFNHVLLKHSEKKIGRNIAPMVLEIPGNLVGTLFSKTLGELMNNPIKLGAKTVNAAFDRGQENQADEHGVQLAAAAGYDPVALVSALNKLEYFVNKVNAKGGGTHLFDDHPMTDKRVEKLDEIIKSMTMDSVYDQRSILSNLEGMIVGQNPKNGVVLKGNKFLHPDMQVSYQLPSDWSVRNTPQTLTASNSKKGAAVVLAIDAESEMPLDAYKAYTKKLNKKGLGLTVDKKVEINGYQAVELLIDQYNGKGERSIVVWLKMEGVPGVLQFVGSGRDEEVLEEIKSSIYSFQAITEEERSMILSMTFNSEVAQEETVTELAERMGLSDQIKWLEVMNVTDADQKVTSPNVKYLDIEVYTP; translated from the coding sequence ATGAGAAGTTTAATCTTGATTTTATGCGTATTGGTCTCGTCAGAAATCTGGGGGCAAAATAATTCCCTCGGAGACAAAATAGGGGCAGCTACTTTGGAGGAAGTGAAACGAACCATGGGAATTTATGAAGATGATGAACTGCTTGCCTTTGTCCAAGGTGTGGGAGAAAAATTGGAATCCGCCATGCCAGAAAATAAGTATGAATTCAAATATTATTTGGTGGATACAGAAGAGCCCAATGCATTTGCTACGGCTGGAGGTTATGTTTTTGTGACACGAGGATTGTTGGCGATTATAGATACTGAAGATGAGTTGGCAGGTGTGCTTGGTCATGAGTTTAACCATGTGTTGCTCAAGCACAGCGAAAAGAAAATCGGGAGAAATATAGCTCCGATGGTTTTGGAGATTCCTGGGAATCTGGTCGGAACGCTATTCAGCAAAACACTTGGTGAATTGATGAACAACCCTATCAAACTAGGCGCTAAGACAGTGAATGCAGCATTTGACAGAGGACAGGAAAATCAGGCTGATGAGCATGGGGTGCAATTGGCAGCAGCTGCGGGTTATGATCCCGTAGCTCTTGTATCTGCACTGAACAAGCTAGAGTATTTTGTCAACAAAGTAAATGCTAAAGGAGGAGGGACTCACCTTTTCGATGATCACCCGATGACAGACAAAAGGGTGGAGAAACTAGATGAGATTATCAAGTCGATGACTATGGACTCAGTATATGATCAACGATCAATTTTGTCAAATTTGGAAGGGATGATTGTAGGTCAAAACCCGAAGAATGGGGTGGTGCTAAAGGGTAATAAATTCTTGCATCCAGATATGCAGGTATCCTATCAACTGCCAAGTGATTGGTCGGTGAGAAATACTCCTCAGACACTGACGGCATCCAATAGCAAGAAAGGTGCAGCTGTGGTGTTGGCCATTGATGCTGAGAGTGAGATGCCACTAGATGCGTATAAAGCCTATACCAAAAAACTTAACAAAAAGGGTTTGGGTCTGACTGTAGATAAGAAAGTTGAGATCAATGGCTATCAGGCAGTAGAGCTCTTGATAGATCAATATAATGGCAAAGGCGAAAGATCTATCGTTGTTTGGTTGAAAATGGAGGGGGTGCCTGGTGTTTTACAGTTTGTAGGATCAGGTCGGGATGAGGAGGTTTTGGAAGAGATCAAATCCTCCATATATTCTTTCCAAGCGATTACAGAAGAAGAAAGGAGCATGATACTTTCTATGACTTTCAATTCTGAAGTAGCACAAGAGGAAACAGTCACAGAACTAGCTGAGCGCATGGGATTAAGTGATCAAATTAAGTGGTTAGAAGTGATGAATGTGACCGATGCAGATCAAAAGGTGACATCTCCAAACGTAAAATATTTGGATATTGAAGTTTATACACCTTGA
- the hemF gene encoding oxygen-dependent coproporphyrinogen oxidase encodes MNKEIVENWFRELQDNICQTIENTDQKGKFEEDLWTREAGGGGRTRIIRNGKIIEKGGVNFSAVSGPTPPKILKALNLDTADFFATGVSIVMHPQSPRVPIIHMNVRYFEMSNGTKWFGGGIDLTPHYVDKIDAKYFHNQIKTICDQHHTSYYPEFKKWADDYFYIQHRKETRGIGGIFFDRLTETTEFSLADRWEFVKSVGSLFAPLYSHFMSKNKGLPYGENEKAWQYLRRGRYVEFNLVLDKGTKFGLDTDGRTESILMSLPPQANWEYNYEVQPQSEEEKTLALLKKGIDWI; translated from the coding sequence ATGAACAAAGAGATAGTAGAAAATTGGTTCAGGGAACTTCAAGACAATATTTGCCAAACGATAGAAAATACCGATCAGAAGGGCAAGTTTGAAGAAGATCTGTGGACTAGAGAGGCAGGAGGCGGTGGCAGAACACGCATAATCAGAAATGGAAAAATCATAGAAAAAGGTGGGGTCAACTTCTCAGCAGTCAGTGGGCCTACTCCTCCTAAAATCCTCAAAGCACTGAATTTAGATACGGCAGACTTTTTCGCAACTGGCGTCTCTATTGTGATGCATCCTCAATCTCCAAGAGTACCTATCATCCACATGAATGTTCGCTATTTTGAGATGAGTAACGGCACGAAATGGTTCGGTGGAGGAATCGATCTCACCCCTCACTATGTGGATAAAATTGATGCAAAATATTTTCACAATCAAATCAAAACTATCTGTGATCAACATCATACGAGTTATTATCCTGAATTCAAAAAATGGGCAGATGATTACTTCTACATCCAGCACCGCAAAGAGACGAGAGGAATAGGTGGTATTTTCTTTGACCGACTCACTGAGACCACTGAGTTTTCACTTGCTGATAGATGGGAGTTCGTCAAAAGTGTCGGGAGTCTATTTGCCCCTCTGTACAGTCATTTCATGTCCAAAAACAAAGGCCTACCCTACGGAGAGAACGAAAAAGCGTGGCAGTACCTCAGAAGAGGTCGCTACGTGGAGTTCAATCTGGTCTTGGATAAGGGAACCAAGTTTGGTCTTGATACGGATGGCAGGACTGAGTCCATATTGATGAGTCTCCCTCCACAGGCCAATTGGGAATACAATTACGAAGTACAACCTCAATCAGAGGAAGAAAAAACACTTGCACTGTTAAAAAAAGGAATTGACTGGATATAG
- the tamL gene encoding translocation and assembly module lipoprotein TamL → MAFLLSACMGRRYLKGDQKLLVDQKLQGAQKLDKEAIQNLYANKPNEKILFLTWSPYVDLYQLGKKSYDTSKYEQKKRKLNLKYSPKIQKAVAANKTKKEKKLREKLGKKIDKQNINIKEGNLGMRLGEPLAIYDTAKENETVRKIKQYLHSKGYFNAEVSYEDEETFKLVTSTYTIDRKQPYVIDSIFYVIQDSVISKILFNQIDESLIIKGDNYEQENLTKERDRINLLMLDNGYYNFLRSYVHFKVDSSSLGDKKVAIGVQIENPTGLDAHKIFRIDSVIFTTDSDVNNITQPRSFNEYKDVTYRFHHRRYHEKILDWRLFLYPDSVYSRSNTLETQKQLSNMDIFKFINVNYDTTGGKFIANVFTSRLKKYQTSTETGLSVSQGLPGPFFNASIKNRNTFKGLEITELSGRIGFEGLTGATETDKPYSSLDYGANLSFTFPQFIIPAGDKIKSKLGRYNPKTRVAFGLNYNSRLEYLRNNINATWSYTWQNYEKRISHILNLSEINYINSDITDDYRDFLEDLEAQGNNLIRSFSPSFVSSTSYTATHNINEYGNKKSTSSYLRYKIETGGNFIKSVGRTAFNDSDSIQYFKFAKFNVDFRRTTPLNSVITIAYRINTGLAVPYGDNKTLPYEKFYFAGGSNSIRAWEPRRLGPGSFLPVNAETGKYNNSFEQPGEILLEASMEFRHRLFGPIHGAMFVDAGNVWTLYDDPSRPGSQFEVNDFYKEIAIGAGYGLRVDFSFLILRLDAAWKLSEPGQTSQTDSYEHNTFEIPDYLPDYKRLVWNLGIGYPF, encoded by the coding sequence GTGGCATTCTTGCTGTCTGCCTGTATGGGTCGACGGTACCTCAAAGGAGATCAGAAACTGCTGGTGGATCAAAAACTGCAAGGAGCCCAAAAATTGGACAAAGAAGCCATCCAAAACTTGTATGCCAATAAACCCAATGAAAAAATTCTTTTCCTCACTTGGTCTCCTTATGTAGATCTCTACCAGTTGGGCAAAAAATCATACGACACAAGCAAATACGAACAAAAAAAGAGAAAGCTGAATTTAAAATACAGTCCAAAAATTCAGAAAGCCGTTGCTGCAAATAAGACTAAGAAAGAGAAGAAACTAAGAGAAAAACTCGGCAAAAAAATAGACAAACAAAACATCAATATCAAAGAAGGAAACCTCGGCATGCGCCTAGGGGAGCCCCTCGCCATATACGACACTGCCAAAGAAAACGAAACCGTCAGAAAAATCAAACAATACCTACATTCTAAGGGGTATTTCAATGCAGAAGTCTCGTATGAAGATGAGGAAACTTTCAAACTAGTCACCTCGACATACACCATCGACAGAAAACAACCCTACGTCATTGACTCTATATTCTATGTGATTCAAGACAGTGTCATCAGCAAGATATTGTTCAATCAAATAGACGAGTCATTGATTATAAAGGGAGATAACTATGAGCAAGAGAACCTCACTAAAGAGCGTGATCGCATCAACCTACTCATGCTGGACAATGGTTACTACAATTTCCTCCGCAGTTATGTCCATTTTAAAGTCGATTCATCCTCACTTGGAGACAAAAAAGTGGCGATCGGGGTACAAATTGAAAACCCAACCGGACTGGATGCACACAAGATATTTAGAATAGATTCGGTGATTTTTACAACAGATTCTGATGTCAACAACATCACCCAACCTCGCTCCTTCAACGAATACAAGGATGTCACCTATCGCTTTCACCACAGACGATACCACGAAAAAATACTGGATTGGAGATTGTTTTTATATCCCGATAGTGTGTACAGTCGATCCAACACTCTGGAGACACAAAAACAGCTATCCAACATGGATATCTTCAAATTCATCAATGTCAACTATGACACAACAGGAGGCAAGTTTATCGCCAATGTATTCACTAGTAGACTCAAAAAATACCAGACATCCACTGAGACAGGACTCAGCGTAAGCCAAGGTCTGCCAGGCCCCTTTTTTAATGCCTCGATCAAGAACAGAAATACTTTTAAAGGATTGGAAATCACAGAACTAAGTGGAAGAATTGGATTTGAAGGTCTTACAGGTGCGACAGAGACCGATAAACCTTATTCAAGTTTGGACTATGGCGCCAACCTATCCTTTACTTTCCCTCAATTCATTATTCCTGCAGGAGACAAAATCAAATCCAAACTGGGTCGATACAACCCGAAAACCAGAGTTGCCTTTGGTCTCAATTATAACTCAAGACTAGAATATTTGAGAAACAATATCAACGCCACTTGGTCCTACACTTGGCAGAATTACGAAAAACGAATCAGCCATATTCTCAACCTATCTGAAATCAATTACATCAATTCGGACATCACCGATGACTACAGAGATTTTTTGGAAGATTTGGAAGCACAGGGCAACAACCTGATTCGATCATTTAGCCCATCATTTGTGAGCAGCACATCATATACGGCCACCCACAACATCAATGAGTATGGCAACAAGAAAAGCACTTCCTCTTACCTCCGGTACAAAATCGAAACAGGTGGCAACTTTATCAAATCAGTCGGTCGCACGGCATTCAATGATAGTGATAGTATCCAATACTTCAAATTCGCCAAATTCAATGTAGACTTTAGACGCACCACTCCTCTCAACTCTGTCATCACCATAGCCTACCGTATCAATACGGGGTTGGCTGTCCCATACGGCGACAACAAAACCCTGCCCTACGAAAAATTCTATTTTGCGGGAGGCAGCAACAGCATACGTGCATGGGAGCCTCGTCGATTAGGACCTGGGTCATTCCTACCTGTCAATGCAGAAACTGGCAAATACAACAATAGCTTTGAGCAACCAGGAGAGATACTATTGGAAGCCAGTATGGAGTTCAGGCACAGACTTTTTGGGCCAATTCATGGTGCCATGTTTGTAGATGCGGGCAATGTATGGACGCTATATGACGACCCATCTAGACCAGGGAGCCAGTTTGAGGTCAATGACTTCTACAAGGAAATCGCAATTGGTGCAGGCTATGGTCTGAGGGTTGACTTTTCTTTTCTCATCCTACGACTTGATGCCGCATGGAAGCTAAGCGAGCCAGGTCAAACTAGCCAAACTGACAGCTACGAACACAATACATTTGAAATCCCCGATTATCTTCCTGACTACAAACGTCTGGTCTGGAATCTGGGAATCGGGTACCCATTTTAA
- a CDS encoding RNA methyltransferase, whose protein sequence is MISIRESKFIKSLQLKKFRKLENRFIVEGAKNVLELIQSDLIIDKVFATDVFVNTHRHELANPRFALELVTERELNKVGVFTNNNAVIAIAQIPASKPLDYSQSILGFDRVKDPGNLGTIIRIADWYGFETIVCSPDSVDCYNPKVISATMGSFTRVQVIYMDLTAIIGKVSHSYGATLQGSDIHETEFQEPALLLFGNESTGIAPELITQLDREVTIPAYGAAESLNVAVSTAVFCDNFRRVLKQK, encoded by the coding sequence ATGATATCAATCAGAGAATCAAAATTCATCAAATCATTACAATTAAAAAAATTTAGAAAACTCGAAAACAGATTCATTGTAGAAGGAGCAAAGAATGTGCTAGAGTTGATCCAGTCTGATTTGATCATTGACAAGGTGTTCGCAACGGATGTTTTTGTCAATACACACCGTCATGAATTGGCAAACCCTCGATTTGCATTAGAGCTGGTGACCGAAAGGGAACTGAATAAAGTTGGGGTTTTTACCAATAACAATGCAGTGATAGCCATTGCACAGATTCCCGCAAGCAAACCTTTGGATTACAGTCAATCGATATTGGGTTTTGACAGAGTCAAAGATCCAGGAAATCTTGGTACCATCATTCGTATAGCAGACTGGTACGGTTTTGAGACGATTGTTTGTTCTCCAGATTCGGTCGATTGTTACAATCCCAAAGTGATCTCAGCGACCATGGGTTCTTTTACCAGGGTACAAGTGATCTACATGGATTTGACGGCTATCATTGGAAAGGTGAGTCATTCTTATGGAGCGACCTTACAGGGTAGTGACATCCATGAGACGGAATTTCAAGAGCCAGCATTGCTATTGTTTGGTAACGAATCCACTGGCATAGCACCTGAATTGATCACCCAACTAGACCGTGAAGTAACAATCCCCGCCTATGGTGCCGCAGAATCTTTGAATGTGGCCGTATCTACTGCGGTATTTTGTGATAACTTTAGGAGGGTATTGAAACAAAAATGA
- a CDS encoding SDR family oxidoreductase, translating to MSQGNVLITGVSTGIGYFAAQKFVREGYQVYGSVRRQADADRLVEDFGVNFHPLIFDVTDEGAIHATADLLMSTIGGEGLQLLVNNSGLAITGPVQCLSTDEFRQQFEVNFFGLIAVTNAFLPLLGARDKCPHAPGKIINISSVASSSGMPFMTPYGSSKAAVDALSEGLRRELMIYGIDVIVFNPGPIKTPIWDKIVEPNALVRQTVYGKSLMIFHKLSLKQAEGAMPVERFVEKLFKAFRKKKYKTFEVIMRKKFLRYTMARMLVSDRSLDKILYKVLKMKP from the coding sequence ATGAGCCAAGGCAATGTATTGATTACAGGTGTTTCTACTGGGATAGGCTATTTCGCTGCACAAAAGTTTGTTCGAGAGGGCTATCAAGTGTACGGTAGTGTCAGACGTCAGGCAGATGCTGATCGGTTGGTAGAGGATTTTGGAGTCAATTTTCATCCCTTGATTTTTGATGTGACAGATGAGGGAGCCATTCATGCCACAGCGGACCTTTTGATGAGTACAATTGGAGGAGAAGGCCTGCAATTGTTGGTCAACAATTCTGGACTGGCTATTACAGGGCCTGTGCAGTGCTTGTCCACGGACGAGTTTCGTCAGCAGTTCGAAGTGAATTTCTTTGGTCTGATCGCTGTGACGAATGCGTTTTTGCCATTGTTAGGTGCAAGAGATAAGTGCCCTCATGCCCCGGGGAAAATAATTAATATTAGCTCAGTAGCCAGCAGCAGCGGCATGCCTTTTATGACGCCTTATGGTAGTTCCAAAGCAGCAGTGGATGCATTGTCTGAGGGGTTGAGGAGAGAATTGATGATCTATGGAATAGACGTGATAGTTTTTAATCCTGGCCCAATCAAAACACCCATTTGGGACAAAATAGTAGAGCCTAATGCTTTGGTACGACAAACTGTCTATGGGAAATCATTGATGATTTTTCATAAATTGTCTCTCAAACAAGCGGAAGGCGCTATGCCTGTGGAGCGATTTGTGGAGAAACTTTTCAAAGCATTTAGAAAGAAAAAATACAAGACTTTTGAAGTCATTATGAGGAAGAAGTTTTTGAGATATACCATGGCTCGAATGTTAGTCTCAGACAGATCTTTAGATAAAATCCTTTACAAAGTATTAAAAATGAAGCCATGA
- a CDS encoding nuclear transport factor 2 family protein, producing the protein MSQHDALIEKFYHAFSSKDYKRMTECYHKELVFQDPVFGPLNYEETCAMWKMLIKAGSDLKIYFDKVDSNAQQGSVNWIAVYSFSKTGRKVQNKISAQFRFKDGLIVSHHDHFDLYKWTRMAFGPIGYSLGWTPYFQNKLRTQARGNLDKFMTKS; encoded by the coding sequence ATGAGTCAACACGACGCTTTAATCGAAAAATTTTACCACGCGTTTTCTTCCAAAGATTACAAGAGGATGACAGAATGTTACCACAAGGAACTGGTTTTTCAGGATCCTGTTTTTGGCCCACTCAATTATGAAGAAACCTGCGCCATGTGGAAGATGCTCATCAAGGCAGGCTCAGACTTGAAAATTTATTTTGACAAGGTGGATTCTAATGCTCAGCAGGGCAGTGTCAACTGGATTGCAGTCTATTCGTTTTCCAAAACAGGGAGAAAAGTGCAAAACAAGATAAGTGCCCAGTTTCGTTTCAAAGATGGTCTCATTGTTTCTCATCACGACCATTTTGATCTCTACAAATGGACGAGAATGGCATTTGGACCTATTGGTTATTCACTAGGATGGACTCCTTACTTCCAAAACAAACTCAGGACACAAGCAAGAGGGAACTTGGATAAATTTATGACCAAGTCATAA
- a CDS encoding AI-2E family transporter produces the protein MKTELNNSLANAVNWIILSVATIATLIYFNNFLKALAIAVLIWYLIKKLRDLIALVKLGNFKFPKWLITITSAVIVFLVIFLIIKIISSNFQKLAEDMDSYKGNISLALKNLEQLLEIDDIETSFSGLFDEHQQEVLVFAGSFAGVIGKSLMVVIYVIFMLMEESLFNHKFNKILATTTQGKNIEKIGTAITLLFDNYLSVKIFTSFLTGLLSYVILLLLGVELAALWAFLIFLFNFIPMIGSVVATAFPALFALVQNGSTNTFFLVLALVGAVQILVANLVEPRIMGDRLNISPLVVLLGLTLWGFIWGVAGMLLSVPITAALIIVFGQFENTKPIAILLTKNGEIGIVGKEKNTQDVTRGS, from the coding sequence ATGAAAACTGAACTTAACAACTCGTTGGCAAATGCAGTAAATTGGATTATTTTATCTGTGGCTACTATAGCCACTTTGATCTATTTCAACAATTTTCTCAAGGCGCTGGCTATTGCAGTATTGATTTGGTATTTGATCAAAAAATTGCGTGACTTGATTGCTTTGGTCAAGTTGGGCAACTTCAAATTCCCCAAATGGTTGATTACAATCACTAGTGCAGTAATTGTTTTCTTGGTCATATTTCTAATTATTAAGATTATTTCCTCCAATTTCCAAAAACTAGCTGAAGACATGGATTCGTACAAAGGAAACATCAGCTTAGCACTCAAAAATTTAGAACAACTATTAGAAATAGATGACATAGAGACCTCATTCTCGGGGCTTTTCGATGAACACCAGCAAGAGGTTCTCGTTTTTGCAGGCTCCTTTGCAGGCGTCATAGGTAAATCCCTGATGGTTGTAATTTACGTGATTTTCATGCTGATGGAGGAAAGTTTGTTCAACCACAAATTCAATAAAATATTGGCCACCACAACTCAAGGGAAAAACATCGAAAAAATAGGAACCGCTATCACCCTGCTGTTTGACAATTATCTCTCAGTTAAAATATTTACTAGTTTTTTGACAGGCCTCTTGAGTTATGTGATTTTATTATTGCTGGGTGTAGAGTTGGCCGCACTTTGGGCCTTTCTGATCTTCCTCTTTAATTTTATTCCTATGATCGGGTCTGTAGTTGCCACTGCTTTTCCTGCCTTATTTGCTTTGGTTCAAAATGGATCCACGAATACCTTCTTTTTGGTATTGGCACTGGTAGGAGCAGTCCAAATATTGGTGGCCAATCTGGTAGAACCACGGATCATGGGAGATCGTCTCAACATCAGTCCACTAGTAGTACTTCTGGGACTCACATTATGGGGATTTATTTGGGGCGTAGCAGGCATGCTACTCTCAGTACCTATCACAGCAGCGCTTATCATCGTATTCGGTCAATTTGAAAACACTAAGCCCATTGCCATACTTCTAACCAAAAATGGGGAAATCGGAATAGTAGGCAAAGAGAAGAATACACAGGATGTGACTAGGGGATCATGA
- a CDS encoding DUF58 domain-containing protein has protein sequence MKLDLDINSIKESANIELLAKQMVEGFITGLHKSPYHGFSVEFAEHSLYNYGDSTKNIDWKVYAKTDRLYTKKFEEETNLRCHIVLDTSSSMYYPETTLGKIKFATLASASLSYLLHKQRDAVGLFTFTDRITFQSEVKSTSGHVHNLFTHFQKLFDEKPELQTTGVTQVLHEIADKIPRRSLVIVLSDMFHNQENADEVFSALQHLKHNKHEVLIFHIHDSQTELDFEFDDRPYKFQDLESGEIVKLTPSEVRSQYHGQMKSHLDELTLKCAQLKIDFIPCGIQNGFDTVLSSYLVKRSKMR, from the coding sequence TTGAAGTTAGACTTAGACATCAACTCCATCAAGGAATCTGCCAACATAGAACTCCTCGCTAAGCAAATGGTGGAGGGTTTTATCACAGGCTTGCATAAATCCCCCTACCATGGTTTCTCTGTAGAATTTGCAGAGCACAGCCTCTACAACTACGGTGACAGTACCAAAAACATCGACTGGAAGGTCTATGCTAAAACAGACAGACTCTACACCAAAAAATTTGAGGAAGAAACTAACCTTAGATGCCACATCGTATTGGATACTTCTTCCTCAATGTATTATCCTGAAACCACCTTGGGCAAGATCAAGTTTGCCACGCTGGCGAGTGCATCACTGTCGTATCTACTACACAAACAACGGGATGCTGTGGGGCTTTTCACATTTACTGATCGCATCACCTTCCAATCAGAAGTCAAATCCACCTCTGGACATGTTCATAATTTATTCACTCACTTTCAAAAACTCTTTGACGAGAAACCCGAACTGCAGACTACAGGAGTGACGCAGGTACTACATGAAATAGCAGACAAAATACCACGCCGATCACTGGTGATCGTACTGTCCGATATGTTCCATAATCAGGAAAATGCAGATGAAGTATTCTCAGCTCTGCAACATCTCAAACATAACAAACATGAAGTGCTGATATTCCATATTCATGATAGTCAAACTGAGTTGGACTTTGAGTTTGATGATCGTCCATATAAGTTTCAAGATTTGGAAAGTGGTGAAATTGTCAAACTGACTCCTTCGGAAGTCCGGTCTCAATATCATGGACAGATGAAGTCACACCTCGACGAGCTTACTTTAAAGTGTGCACAATTGAAGATAGATTTCATTCCCTGTGGCATACAAAATGGATTCGATACTGTACTTTCATCTTATTTAGTCAAAAGATCAAAAATGCGTTAA